The Niabella beijingensis genomic interval CTGCTGCGCCGGAAAGACATACTTCCAGCTTTCCGGCAGTGGCTTCTACAGCATGCAGGAAGACCCGGTAGGTTCCCTTCGGGATCTCTGAAACATTTATATTCAGACTCGCATTGGAACTCCCCTGCAATACGGCAACGCCTTCCTTTAGTTCCAGGTTGCCGTTATAGGTCAGCTGTTGCATCAGCCGGGTATAGAAGGTAACGGTGTCGGGGATAAATACAGTTGTAAGCGCATTAACCGGAACGGTAACGGGGGCAACCGGCCGTTCTGCATAATACAGCGCCACCGAAATATACTGAACCGCCCGGTTATTGTTTTCGGGACCATGCTCGATCGTATGACGGATCTCCTTATAAAACGGCATTTTGTCCGACAGGAAAAAACGGTACCCGCCGGTCCTTCCCAGGGGCAGGGTATAATCCAGGCAGCCGCTTAAAGGAGCGCCCAGGCGTTCTACCCAGCCACCGGGCTGGGCATACCAGCCCCCGTTAAAATAATCTTCAGAACCCGTTCCATGCGCCGTCATCACGCCATCGATCTCGGTACGGTCATCCCCTTCAAAAAATTCGGTGAAATGGGTTGCATCTGTAGCCTGTCCCTGCAGCAAGGTGCCTATATAATGGCCCTTCCCCCGGCCTTCCAAAAAAACATAGGGACTTCCCTGCTGAGGTTGTTCATTTTTCCAGAAGGCATAGAAGCGTCCTTCTTTCACCACATCTCTTTTTTGACGGGTATAAAAAACCTTTGCAGTAAGTGCAACGGGTACAGCCGCTGCGCCTTCTCGGTACACCAGCTCGATTGTTGCACGCTGGTCAAAGGGCATGGGCAGATAGCTGTAAGCCTTTACCGGCGTGGCTCCCAGGAACAGGCTTTCCATGGAACGCGCGCCATAGGCGAATCCAAAAAAATCCGCTACCGGCATATATACTGCAGGAAACGCTTCATTATCCCAGGTAATCTTCAGATCGATCTGTTTGTGCAGGCCGCTGAAAGCAGCTGCCGGCATCAGTTCAATACCGACAATCCTTCCGCCCTGCCGCAGATCAGCCAATTTGGCCACTGCACCGGGTTTCAGCAGCAACTCATGGGAAACTGTTTCCGGATCTACAGGATACCACTGCTGTATATCGCGGTTTTCATTGCTCCAAAGTGCAGCCGTCCGGTTCAAAAGGGCTTCTTCATTTTTTGTAAACCGGTTCCGGAACGT includes:
- a CDS encoding glycoside hydrolase family 172 protein — translated: MKAILPKSFAAVLLLFWSVSSYGQQPVSFTSSLERLTNLSAWPQFTEGTLVKQISSYDTTGGNNDGFGGNYSYIRKEAGGLVIFDEKGQGVIERIWTPTPTDDTLDFYFDGSISPALSIKFRDLFNNTVFPFLKPLADHKVGGFYSYVPIPYKQGCKIVFRGPKILFHQIQYRTYDQRYRVETFRNRFTKNEEALLNRTAALWSNENRDIQQWYPVDPETVSHELLLKPGAVAKLADLRQGGRIVGIELMPAAAFSGLHKQIDLKITWDNEAFPAVYMPVADFFGFAYGARSMESLFLGATPVKAYSYLPMPFDQRATIELVYREGAAAVPVALTAKVFYTRQKRDVVKEGRFYAFWKNEQPQQGSPYVFLEGRGKGHYIGTLLQGQATDATHFTEFFEGDDRTEIDGVMTAHGTGSEDYFNGGWYAQPGGWVERLGAPLSGCLDYTLPLGRTGGYRFFLSDKMPFYKEIRHTIEHGPENNNRAVQYISVALYYAERPVAPVTVPVNALTTVFIPDTVTFYTRLMQQLTYNGNLELKEGVAVLQGSSNASLNINVSEIPKGTYRVFLHAVEATAGKLEVCLSGAAGGRNWQQVLLSAAPGDLELGRVTITDGSIPVNLLFRSGEPHPDLKFDRVLLVKEPAH